In one Erythrobacteraceae bacterium WH01K genomic region, the following are encoded:
- a CDS encoding pirin family protein, with protein sequence MSRLEEAVEQVITPTTHDLGAFEVRRALPSKARSMVGPFIFVDQFGPGSLAIGDGMDVRPHPHLNLATVTWLFQGAIDHRDSLGTFSTIRPGQVNLMTAGRGIVHSERSPQEERDAGPQLYGMQTWLALPDGREEIDPAFEAVKDLPVVDDGSARATVVMGSLWGERATTTTYADTIYAEIVLGPGGRIPVEAEADERAVMVVGGDAKIDGIALEPYQLTVLKPGMAMTLSSAEGARVVLLGGEAFATGRTAWWNFVSSSKERIEQAKDDWRNGRFPEVPGDREERIPLPDVPKTVTYP encoded by the coding sequence ATGAGCCGGCTGGAGGAAGCGGTCGAACAGGTCATCACGCCGACGACGCACGATCTCGGCGCGTTCGAGGTGCGGCGCGCGCTGCCGTCGAAGGCGCGCAGCATGGTCGGGCCCTTCATCTTCGTCGACCAGTTCGGGCCCGGATCGCTCGCCATCGGGGACGGGATGGACGTGCGGCCGCACCCGCATCTCAACCTGGCGACCGTGACATGGCTGTTCCAGGGCGCGATCGACCACCGCGATTCGCTGGGCACGTTCAGCACCATTCGCCCGGGACAGGTGAACCTGATGACGGCGGGTCGCGGGATCGTGCATTCGGAACGCAGCCCGCAGGAAGAACGCGACGCAGGGCCGCAGCTCTACGGGATGCAGACCTGGCTTGCCCTCCCCGACGGGCGCGAGGAAATCGATCCTGCGTTCGAGGCGGTGAAGGACCTGCCGGTGGTCGATGACGGCTCTGCCCGCGCGACCGTCGTGATGGGCAGCCTGTGGGGCGAACGCGCTACCACGACGACCTATGCCGATACGATCTATGCCGAGATCGTCCTTGGCCCCGGCGGCCGTATCCCGGTGGAGGCCGAGGCGGACGAGCGCGCGGTCATGGTCGTGGGCGGCGATGCGAAAATCGACGGGATTGCGCTGGAGCCCTACCAGCTGACCGTGCTGAAACCCGGCATGGCGATGACCCTGTCCTCTGCCGAAGGCGCGCGGGTCGTACTGCTGGGCGGCGAGGCTTTTGCGACCGGGCGCACCGCGTGGTGGAACTTCGTATCGTCGAGCAAGGAACGGATCGAGCAGGCGAAGGACGACTGGCGAAACGGCCGCTTTCCCGAAGTGCCGGGCGACCGGGAAGAACGCATCCCCTTGCCCGACGTGCCGAAGACCGTCACCTATCCCTGA
- a CDS encoding BolA family transcriptional regulator yields MAGQVQQEMEKLLMEAFSPTRLQVINDSASHAGHSGDDGSGESHFTVVIEAPAFADMNRVERQRAVNKALGDIPGERVHALAIQASAPTP; encoded by the coding sequence ATGGCAGGCCAGGTGCAACAGGAAATGGAAAAGCTGCTGATGGAGGCGTTCTCGCCCACGCGGCTGCAAGTCATCAACGACAGTGCCAGCCATGCCGGCCATTCGGGCGATGACGGCAGCGGGGAATCACATTTCACCGTGGTGATAGAGGCCCCCGCCTTTGCCGACATGAACCGCGTGGAGCGCCAGCGCGCCGTGAACAAGGCGCTGGGCGACATACCGGGTGAACGGGTCCACGCCCTCGCCATCCAGGCCAGCGCGCCCACGCCATGA
- a CDS encoding DnaJ domain-containing protein, whose product MRSARFHGRYEDTGHTCEHPTCQEAGEFRAPGASGNSFDGPGQWRWFCLDHVREFNAGYDWFEGMSADEILAAQSPASGWRTESRAFRGGPGSLGAGVDGMPRWSDYDDPLDAIGARAAGIKSRARREAEMAMDGRFSPDEAKALEVMGLGLETDRRRLRRRYSELVRRYHPDRNGGDRKFEKRLNRVVDAYQLLRKSRAIG is encoded by the coding sequence ATGCGCAGTGCAAGGTTCCATGGACGATACGAGGATACTGGTCACACGTGCGAGCACCCGACCTGCCAGGAAGCAGGCGAGTTCCGCGCGCCCGGGGCCAGCGGCAACAGCTTCGACGGGCCCGGCCAGTGGCGCTGGTTCTGTCTCGACCACGTGCGCGAATTCAATGCAGGCTATGACTGGTTCGAAGGGATGAGCGCGGACGAAATCCTGGCCGCGCAGTCGCCCGCATCCGGTTGGCGCACGGAAAGCCGCGCCTTTCGCGGCGGGCCGGGCAGCCTTGGCGCCGGGGTCGACGGAATGCCGCGCTGGTCCGATTACGACGATCCGCTGGATGCCATCGGCGCGCGTGCCGCCGGGATCAAGAGCCGTGCCCGGCGCGAGGCCGAGATGGCCATGGACGGCCGGTTCAGCCCGGATGAGGCCAAGGCGCTAGAGGTCATGGGGCTGGGTCTGGAAACCGACCGCCGCCGGCTTCGTCGCCGCTATTCCGAACTGGTCCGCCGGTATCATCCCGACCGCAATGGCGGCGACCGTAAGTTCGAGAAACGCCTGAACCGCGTTGTCGATGCCTACCAGTTGCTGCGAAAATCACGCGCTATCGGCTGA
- a CDS encoding DUF1428 domain-containing protein: MPYIEGFLAPVPADRKEDYLEFTRKSAPLFKDIGVRRMVECWGDDLMRGKQTDFYRAVDAKDGETVVFSWMEYPDKAARDAAYAKMESDERFEALGEMPMDGKRMIFSGFQPIFDTDGKLA, from the coding sequence ATGCCGTATATCGAAGGATTTCTCGCCCCCGTTCCGGCCGACAGGAAAGAGGACTATCTCGAATTCACCCGCAAGTCCGCACCGCTGTTCAAGGATATCGGCGTGAGGCGCATGGTCGAATGCTGGGGCGACGACCTGATGCGCGGCAAGCAGACCGATTTCTACCGCGCCGTCGATGCGAAGGACGGCGAGACGGTGGTGTTCTCGTGGATGGAATATCCCGACAAGGCTGCCCGCGACGCGGCCTATGCGAAAATGGAAAGCGACGAGCGGTTCGAAGCGCTGGGCGAGATGCCGATGGACGGCAAACGCATGATCTTTTCCGGCTTCCAGCCGATCTTCGACACGGACGGCAAGCTGGCATGA
- a CDS encoding oxygenase MpaB family protein has product MPPSPPSPSEFLRRQLVGRVRAVFHERPDLVQPEPPSDNALFEKDSPIRMVHADIVGMMVGGIRGLFLQMLHPHALQGVLDHSNFRTDMHGRLRRTASFISTTTFGHRDRAKEAIERVNRIHRHVNGTLPDGTPYSATDPRTLAWVHVAEATSFLAAYIRHVRPDMPHGERDEYYRQFAIIARALGADPVPLDQREAEAIFRELRADLTTSPEAREVARFVSEIKPEGAPAALQKALVSEATATLPAFARSMLGLERPGIGGIPARAATWGVGRTLRWAFRQ; this is encoded by the coding sequence ATGCCGCCATCGCCGCCCTCCCCGTCCGAATTCCTGCGACGCCAGCTGGTGGGCCGCGTTCGCGCGGTTTTCCACGAGCGGCCCGATCTGGTGCAGCCCGAACCGCCCAGCGACAATGCCCTGTTCGAAAAGGACAGCCCGATCCGCATGGTCCATGCCGATATCGTGGGCATGATGGTCGGCGGCATTCGCGGCCTGTTCCTGCAGATGCTGCACCCCCATGCGCTGCAGGGCGTGCTCGACCATTCCAATTTCCGCACCGACATGCACGGAAGGCTGCGGCGCACGGCGAGCTTCATTTCCACCACCACTTTCGGCCACCGCGACCGCGCGAAAGAGGCGATCGAGCGGGTCAACCGCATCCACCGCCACGTAAACGGCACGCTTCCCGACGGCACCCCCTATTCCGCGACCGACCCGCGCACGCTGGCCTGGGTCCACGTGGCGGAGGCGACCAGCTTCCTTGCCGCCTATATCCGCCATGTCCGGCCCGACATGCCGCATGGCGAGCGGGACGAATATTACCGCCAGTTCGCCATCATCGCCCGCGCGCTGGGCGCCGATCCGGTCCCGCTGGACCAGCGCGAGGCCGAGGCCATCTTCCGCGAGCTGCGGGCCGACCTGACCACCTCGCCCGAGGCCCGCGAGGTTGCCCGCTTCGTGAGCGAGATCAAGCCCGAGGGCGCGCCTGCCGCCCTGCAGAAAGCGCTGGTGTCGGAAGCGACCGCCACCCTGCCCGCCTTCGCCCGGTCGATGCTCGGGCTGGAGCGTCCCGGAATAGGCGGCATTCCCGCCCGTGCGGCGACATGGGGCGTAGGACGGACGCTGCGCTGGGCCTTCCGCCAATAG
- the cobS gene encoding cobaltochelatase subunit CobS yields the protein MNDMTEKTFEARDKTLMAAPDTTVDVRETFGVDIDWQVPAFSKADDRVPDLDESYVFDPDTTLAILAGFAHDRRVMVQGYHGTGKSTHIEQVAARLNWPCIRINLDAHISRIDLIGRDAIVLRDGLQVTEFREGLLPWALQHPVALVFDEYDAGRPDVMFVIQRVLEQQGKLTLLDQNRVIRPDPYFRMFATSNTVGLGDTSGLYHGTQQINQGQMDRWNIVVGLNYLPAEVEQDIVASKNSDTDPKLLADMIKVADLSRQGFMNGDISTVMSPRTVITWAQNAAIFKDTGFAFRLSFLNKCDEAERMLVAEYYQRVFGEELPESVVSSAN from the coding sequence ATGAACGACATGACCGAAAAAACCTTCGAAGCCCGCGACAAGACCCTGATGGCCGCGCCCGACACCACTGTCGACGTGCGCGAAACCTTCGGGGTGGATATCGACTGGCAGGTCCCCGCCTTCTCGAAAGCGGACGACCGCGTGCCGGATCTGGACGAAAGCTACGTCTTCGACCCGGATACAACGCTGGCGATCCTTGCCGGGTTTGCCCACGACCGCCGCGTGATGGTCCAGGGCTATCACGGCACGGGCAAGTCGACGCATATCGAACAGGTCGCAGCGCGCCTCAACTGGCCCTGCATACGCATCAACCTGGACGCGCATATCAGCCGTATCGACCTGATCGGGCGCGATGCCATCGTGCTGCGCGACGGTTTGCAGGTGACGGAATTTCGCGAAGGCCTGCTGCCGTGGGCCCTGCAACATCCCGTCGCCCTTGTGTTCGACGAATACGATGCGGGCCGACCCGACGTGATGTTCGTGATCCAGCGCGTGCTGGAACAGCAGGGCAAGCTGACGCTGCTCGACCAGAACCGCGTGATCCGCCCCGATCCGTACTTCCGGATGTTCGCGACCTCGAACACGGTCGGCCTGGGCGATACCAGCGGGCTGTATCACGGCACGCAGCAGATCAACCAGGGCCAGATGGACCGCTGGAACATCGTGGTCGGGCTGAACTACCTGCCCGCCGAGGTGGAGCAGGACATCGTCGCCTCGAAGAACTCCGATACCGATCCCAAGCTGCTGGCCGACATGATCAAGGTCGCGGACCTGTCGCGGCAGGGGTTCATGAACGGCGACATCTCCACCGTGATGAGCCCGCGTACGGTCATCACCTGGGCGCAGAATGCCGCCATCTTCAAGGATACGGGCTTCGCCTTCCGGTTGAGCTTCCTAAACAAGTGCGACGAGGCGGAACGGATGCTGGTGGCGGAATACTACCAGCGCGTGTTCGGCGAGGAATTGCCCGAGAGCGTGGTTTCCAGCGCGAACTGA
- a CDS encoding EAL domain-containing protein, with translation MLLNLINHRVADKDVEWWARCKLNHTAAFPYLGWDAARLAAGLIIYAAFANAILLGIFAAGGFAIIARQIQIEKRIASRTQSHRQNYASYRDLVIVRALFWGGVTAVGLSIAPPAYAPIIAMSALFIMFVDALCMVAMPRRAILATAIYAAATTVPLVAFHSGPVLMAAILACSGFVFLHWAVFNLHFLFATRRLRTRRLREASETIQLLLNQYDEDGSDWLFECDEDGRILRPNARFCKAAARSAEELDGMRLSLLFDDCPERDELRVLGEKEENFRGLVIPLTIEGESCWWSISARPIYDSEGNLDCWRGFMADISRSRRAEAKVTYMAHYDVLTNLPNRSLFNTALRRAFDRQDHGQILGILYVDLDHFKAINDRHGHVIGDTVLAEAGRRIEQAVGNSNMVARLGGDEFAVLLDRLADRQEALGIAQAIVSAMDDPIGIEGQVQPLPIGASVGVAFAPDNGLTGEDVLKAADLALYDAKSRGRSGASVFDPGMQQEVQDRRALELDLRAALSRGELEVQYQPLKDAATTETVGYEALLRWHHPERGDVSPAVFIPIAEETGQIMAIGSWVLREALNEAANWPEHLTVSVNLSPAQMRDEGLLNTIVGALAASGVAPQRLELEITESLLMQDNDENFELLHRIRDIGVQIALDDFGTGYSSLNYLRSFPFDRIKIDRCFVRDIANKEDSDAIVNAVVGLAGKLKMRTTAEGVEHSEQLERIRATGCTSVQGFLFDHARPPAELEHGAELRAARAKPAKVSHLKAATTDTVKQPGKGRRFA, from the coding sequence TTGCTCCTCAATCTCATCAATCACCGCGTTGCCGACAAGGACGTGGAATGGTGGGCGCGTTGCAAGCTCAATCATACGGCGGCCTTCCCCTACCTCGGATGGGATGCCGCCCGACTTGCAGCCGGCCTGATTATCTATGCGGCCTTCGCGAATGCTATACTGCTGGGGATCTTTGCAGCTGGCGGCTTTGCAATCATTGCCCGGCAGATCCAGATCGAAAAACGTATCGCGTCTCGCACGCAGTCGCACAGGCAGAACTATGCCTCTTACCGCGATCTCGTCATCGTTCGGGCGCTCTTCTGGGGCGGCGTGACGGCGGTCGGTCTTTCCATCGCTCCTCCCGCATACGCGCCAATCATCGCGATGAGCGCCCTGTTCATCATGTTCGTCGACGCCCTGTGCATGGTGGCGATGCCTCGCCGCGCAATCCTGGCGACGGCTATCTATGCAGCGGCAACCACCGTTCCGCTGGTCGCCTTCCATTCGGGCCCTGTCCTGATGGCGGCGATCCTGGCCTGTTCCGGGTTCGTCTTCCTGCATTGGGCAGTTTTCAATCTCCACTTCCTGTTCGCGACGCGCCGCCTGCGTACGCGCCGCCTGAGGGAAGCGAGCGAGACCATCCAGCTCCTGCTGAACCAGTATGACGAAGACGGCAGCGACTGGCTGTTCGAATGCGACGAAGATGGCCGCATCCTCCGTCCCAATGCCCGCTTCTGCAAGGCCGCTGCCCGGTCCGCGGAAGAGCTCGACGGGATGCGGCTTTCCCTCCTGTTCGACGACTGTCCGGAACGCGACGAATTGCGTGTCCTCGGCGAGAAAGAAGAAAATTTCCGCGGCCTTGTCATTCCGCTTACCATCGAAGGCGAAAGCTGCTGGTGGTCGATCAGCGCGCGCCCGATCTACGACAGCGAGGGCAATCTCGATTGCTGGCGCGGGTTCATGGCCGATATCTCCCGCTCGCGCCGGGCAGAGGCCAAGGTCACCTACATGGCGCATTACGACGTGCTGACCAACCTGCCCAATCGCAGCCTGTTCAACACCGCGCTGCGCCGCGCCTTCGACCGGCAGGACCACGGCCAGATACTCGGCATCCTTTACGTCGACCTGGATCATTTCAAGGCGATCAACGACAGGCACGGCCATGTCATCGGCGATACGGTCCTAGCCGAGGCCGGACGCCGGATCGAACAGGCCGTCGGCAATTCCAACATGGTGGCACGGCTTGGCGGCGATGAGTTTGCCGTGCTCCTGGACAGGCTCGCCGACCGCCAGGAAGCGCTCGGCATCGCGCAGGCGATTGTGTCCGCGATGGACGATCCGATCGGGATCGAGGGACAGGTCCAGCCCCTCCCCATCGGGGCAAGCGTTGGCGTCGCTTTTGCGCCCGACAACGGCCTCACCGGCGAAGACGTTCTGAAGGCCGCCGACCTTGCGCTCTACGATGCCAAGTCGCGCGGTCGCAGCGGGGCGAGCGTGTTCGACCCTGGCATGCAGCAGGAAGTGCAGGACCGCCGCGCGCTCGAGCTCGACCTCAGGGCTGCCCTGTCGCGCGGGGAACTGGAAGTGCAGTACCAGCCGCTGAAAGACGCAGCGACAACCGAAACCGTCGGTTACGAAGCGCTGCTCCGCTGGCATCACCCCGAACGCGGCGATGTCAGCCCCGCCGTGTTCATCCCCATTGCGGAGGAGACGGGGCAGATCATGGCGATCGGTTCCTGGGTCCTGCGCGAAGCGCTGAACGAGGCCGCCAACTGGCCCGAGCACCTGACCGTGTCCGTGAACCTGTCTCCTGCGCAGATGCGCGACGAGGGGCTCCTCAACACGATTGTCGGCGCGCTTGCCGCGAGCGGGGTCGCGCCGCAGCGGCTGGAGCTTGAAATCACCGAATCGCTCCTGATGCAGGACAATGACGAGAATTTCGAACTGCTGCATCGCATCCGCGATATCGGCGTGCAGATCGCGCTCGACGATTTCGGGACCGGATATTCCTCCCTCAATTACCTGCGCAGTTTCCCGTTCGATCGCATCAAGATCGATCGTTGTTTCGTGCGCGACATCGCCAACAAGGAAGACAGCGACGCCATCGTCAACGCGGTCGTCGGCCTGGCAGGCAAGCTCAAGATGCGGACCACGGCCGAGGGCGTGGAGCATTCCGAGCAGCTCGAACGCATTCGCGCAACGGGCTGCACGTCAGTCCAGGGGTTCCTGTTCGACCACGCAAGGCCGCCCGCAGAGCTGGAACACGGTGCCGAGCTTCGCGCTGCCCGCGCGAAGCCGGCGAAGGTGTCACACCTGAAGGCGGCGACCACCGATACGGTGAAACAGCCCGGCAAGGGCCGCAGGTTCGCCTGA
- a CDS encoding transglycosylase domain-containing protein yields the protein MRRFSRSSRQAEDEPSRHEGYYPIADSPAAGWSEEDDWDAEADWDDRPGGVNRDPFANEVDQESRGLGRTGWRRLLTWKWIRRGLLLLAAVVILLIGYLAITAPLSKSLQPVVPPQVTLLASDGTPIARSGAITEPPVPVSELPPHVVDAFLSVEDRRFYSHWGVDPRGLARAAWSNATDGTVQGGSTITQQLAKFTFLTPERSLTRKAREMLIAFWLESWLTKDEILTRYLANAYFGDNTYGLHAASLHYFHRRPQNLTVAQAAMLAGLVQAPSYLAPSKHYQRAEERMLVVLGTMVAAGHLTQAEADAVKAPSLDIRSGDVMPTGTYFADWALPQARDRVESGYARQTLTTTLDARLQTIARDAVARAPLGGAQAALVAMRRNGEVVAMVGGKDYASSPFNRATQARRQAGSTFKLFVYLAALEAGAQPDDVVSNLPIETGSYRPKNSGGKYSESLTLEQAFAASSNVATVRLFEQVGSENVIEMARAFGIEAPMDQGDPSLALGTASIPLIDLTAAYAGVASNSFPVEPTAFPKPEQGWWDWFWNGPESLGSADHEAIETMLRSAINSGTGRAAMLAGPNYGKTGTTQDNRDALFVGYAGDLVVGVWIGNDDNSSLGDISGGGAPARIWKDFMRRALGAQDQATNGGSAPRADPSGPVEPLDVPEPSDIPSDLPGDLPGGPGDVSLRMEDGEVILRTRVEGIPIDVRLGEGGMRMDDEAIEEARREAEERVREEIAEATERARETAGER from the coding sequence ATGCGCCGCTTTTCCCGTTCTTCCCGCCAGGCAGAGGACGAACCGTCCCGTCACGAGGGTTATTACCCCATCGCGGACAGTCCCGCAGCGGGCTGGAGCGAGGAAGACGACTGGGATGCAGAAGCCGACTGGGACGACCGGCCCGGAGGCGTAAACCGTGACCCCTTCGCAAACGAAGTGGATCAGGAATCCCGCGGACTAGGACGAACCGGCTGGCGTCGTCTGCTGACGTGGAAATGGATCAGGCGCGGCCTCCTGCTGCTTGCCGCCGTCGTCATACTGCTGATCGGCTACCTGGCGATAACCGCTCCGCTTTCGAAGTCGCTTCAGCCCGTCGTCCCGCCGCAGGTCACGCTGCTTGCATCGGACGGCACCCCGATCGCGCGCAGCGGCGCGATTACGGAGCCCCCAGTGCCCGTATCCGAGCTTCCGCCCCATGTGGTCGATGCATTTCTGAGCGTCGAGGACCGGCGGTTCTATTCGCATTGGGGAGTCGATCCGCGCGGTCTGGCGCGAGCCGCCTGGTCCAATGCCACGGACGGAACCGTCCAGGGCGGCAGCACCATCACCCAGCAATTGGCGAAGTTTACCTTCCTGACGCCGGAACGCAGCCTGACCCGAAAGGCGCGCGAGATGCTCATCGCCTTCTGGCTGGAGAGCTGGCTGACGAAGGACGAGATTCTGACGCGTTATCTCGCCAATGCGTATTTCGGGGACAATACGTACGGATTGCACGCCGCCAGCCTGCACTATTTCCATCGCCGGCCGCAAAACCTGACTGTTGCGCAGGCCGCCATGCTTGCGGGCCTTGTGCAGGCGCCGTCCTACCTCGCGCCGAGCAAGCATTACCAGCGCGCCGAAGAGCGCATGCTTGTTGTGCTGGGTACCATGGTGGCGGCGGGGCACCTGACGCAGGCGGAAGCGGACGCGGTGAAGGCCCCTTCGCTCGATATCCGCAGTGGCGACGTGATGCCGACAGGGACCTATTTCGCGGACTGGGCACTGCCGCAGGCCAGGGACCGCGTGGAAAGCGGTTATGCCCGGCAGACCCTGACCACCACGCTGGATGCCCGGTTGCAGACGATTGCGCGTGACGCGGTTGCCCGCGCTCCGCTGGGCGGCGCGCAGGCCGCGCTCGTCGCGATGCGCCGCAACGGCGAAGTCGTCGCCATGGTGGGGGGCAAGGATTACGCCAGCTCGCCCTTCAACCGCGCCACGCAGGCGAGGCGGCAGGCCGGATCGACCTTCAAGTTGTTCGTCTATCTCGCAGCGCTGGAGGCCGGGGCGCAGCCGGACGACGTCGTCAGCAACCTGCCGATCGAAACCGGTTCCTATCGGCCGAAGAATTCCGGCGGGAAATACAGCGAGAGCCTGACACTGGAACAGGCCTTTGCCGCGTCCAGCAATGTCGCCACCGTTCGCCTGTTCGAACAGGTGGGGAGCGAGAATGTCATCGAAATGGCCCGCGCCTTCGGGATAGAGGCCCCGATGGACCAGGGCGATCCCAGCCTTGCACTGGGCACGGCCAGTATTCCCCTGATCGATCTCACCGCGGCTTACGCCGGCGTTGCCAGCAATTCCTTCCCGGTGGAGCCGACGGCGTTCCCCAAGCCGGAACAGGGCTGGTGGGACTGGTTCTGGAACGGCCCGGAAAGCCTGGGTTCCGCCGATCACGAGGCCATCGAGACGATGCTGCGTAGCGCCATCAATTCGGGAACGGGACGCGCGGCGATGCTCGCCGGGCCCAATTACGGGAAGACCGGGACCACACAGGACAACCGCGACGCGCTGTTCGTCGGTTATGCAGGGGACCTCGTGGTGGGCGTCTGGATCGGGAACGACGACAATTCGTCGCTGGGGGACATCTCCGGCGGCGGTGCCCCTGCGCGGATTTGGAAGGACTTCATGCGCCGGGCCCTTGGCGCGCAGGACCAGGCGACGAATGGCGGGAGCGCGCCCAGAGCCGATCCGTCAGGGCCGGTGGAACCTCTCGACGTGCCCGAACCGTCCGACATTCCGTCCGACCTACCCGGCGATCTTCCGGGCGGGCCGGGTGATGTCAGCCTCAGAATGGAGGACGGCGAGGTTATTCTGCGGACCCGGGTCGAGGGCATTCCGATCGATGTGCGCCTTGGCGAAGGCGGTATGCGGATGGACGACGAGGCGATAGAAGAGGCTCGGCGCGAAGCGGAGGAAAGGGTTCGCGAAGAAATCGCCGAAGCGACCGAAAGAGCGCGCGAGACTGCAGGCGAGCGCTAG
- a CDS encoding PaaI family thioesterase: MSTDTPANDPADMDALLTPYARSMGITVHDLQDEPILSVPFSDTVQGRPSHYHGGAISGLLETAGYGAIRMRLKMDGRTQVQLKPINITMQFLAGAKSETLYAQARITKLGRRNANVEVECWQDDRSRPRATAVMNVLMGEIEDEAPAASGTSGT, from the coding sequence ATGTCCACTGACACGCCTGCAAACGACCCTGCCGACATGGACGCGCTGCTCACCCCATACGCCCGGTCGATGGGCATAACCGTCCATGACCTGCAGGACGAACCCATCCTGAGCGTGCCGTTTTCCGATACGGTGCAGGGCCGGCCGTCCCACTATCATGGCGGCGCGATCAGTGGTCTGCTCGAAACAGCGGGCTATGGCGCAATCCGGATGCGCTTGAAGATGGACGGGCGGACGCAGGTCCAGCTCAAGCCGATCAACATCACCATGCAGTTCCTCGCCGGCGCGAAGTCGGAGACATTGTACGCGCAGGCGCGGATTACCAAGCTGGGCCGCAGGAATGCCAATGTAGAGGTCGAATGCTGGCAGGACGACAGGTCAAGGCCGCGTGCGACCGCTGTGATGAATGTCCTGATGGGCGAAATCGAGGATGAGGCTCCCGCGGCGTCCGGTACATCCGGCACCTAG
- a CDS encoding PaaI family thioesterase, which yields MSDEQPKFDPETFAPFMFGGSHNGWLGMRYADHGDDWVEIELPWREDLIGEADRAVLASGPIISLMDMASGMAIWTRMGEFRPIATLDLRVDYLRPAKVRKAVFGRSQCYRLTRSAAFVKGIAHDGDPDDPVANMAGVFMAIGGGTRNVH from the coding sequence ATGAGTGACGAGCAACCCAAATTCGATCCCGAAACCTTCGCGCCTTTCATGTTCGGGGGCAGCCATAATGGCTGGCTGGGCATGCGCTATGCGGATCACGGGGACGACTGGGTGGAAATAGAGCTTCCCTGGCGCGAGGACCTGATCGGCGAGGCGGACCGCGCGGTGCTCGCCTCCGGCCCCATCATCAGCCTGATGGACATGGCGAGCGGAATGGCGATCTGGACGCGGATGGGGGAATTCAGGCCCATCGCGACGCTGGACCTGCGGGTCGATTACCTGCGCCCCGCAAAGGTTCGCAAGGCCGTTTTCGGCCGTTCGCAGTGCTACCGCCTCACGCGCTCCGCAGCCTTCGTGAAAGGCATCGCGCATGACGGCGATCCGGACGATCCCGTCGCGAACATGGCCGGGGTGTTCATGGCCATTGGTGGAGGAACGAGAAATGTCCACTGA